From the genome of Cytophagales bacterium WSM2-2:
CAGGAGTGCGGAAGGCAATGTTCATGCGATTGTAGTTGTTTATGGTGAGCACGACCATCGTCAAATCAATCAATTCCGTTTCAGAAAATTGTGCACGAGCTTCTTCGTAAACAGCATCCGAAACACGACCATCGGTGATGTTTGTTACCGCTTCCGCCCACGCAAATGCCGCGCGTTCGCGATCGGAATAAAACGGAGCTTCACGCCAGGCATCCAGCATATAAAGACGTTGTTCAGTTTCGCCTTCAGCGCGTAAATCTTTGGAGTGCATGTCCAGGCAGTAGGCGCAACCATTGATTTGTGAAACCCTAAAACAGATCAGATCCTGAAGAGATCGCTCCAGCGAGGATTTGTACACGTAAGCC
Proteins encoded in this window:
- a CDS encoding alkyl hydroperoxide reductase AhpD; this encodes MKQRINAHEKSPGAYKALFSMGAYVYKSSLERSLQDLICFRVSQINGCAYCLDMHSKDLRAEGETEQRLYMLDAWREAPFYSDRERAAFAWAEAVTNITDGRVSDAVYEEARAQFSETELIDLTMVVLTINNYNRMNIAFRTPAGSYIPGQYAQLN